The following DNA comes from Vigna radiata var. radiata cultivar VC1973A chromosome 4, Vradiata_ver6, whole genome shotgun sequence.
ATTGCAGCATTCTCTAATTGGCACTtctgcatcatcatcatcgtcttcAGCTCCAGTATTACCCTCCTCAACACGTTCTCTTGATCACGCTTGGAACAATGGTAGTAGTACCAGTACGGTTGCAACCAGGATCAGTGACCTTGAGTCCCCTACTTCTACCTTATCTGAGAACAATGCACCACCAGTTATGACTAGTGTGATTGAGTTTGTTGGTTCTTCTGAGAGAGCGATGGTGAAGGAAGAAGGAGAGCGAGAATGGAACAAAGTTTTTCATGAAAGCTCCACCCATTTGGGAGAATACAAAGATGGCATGGAGAATTCCATGCCCTTCACGTCTAGTCTGCATGAGTTGACAGTGAGCATGGCAACCACGTGGGGTTCCGGCACTACCAGTGCACATGAACATGGACATGGACATGGACATGTTTCTGAGGAGGGATTCACCAACCTTTTACTGAATTCTAATTCCGATCAGCGGAGTTTGTCGCCGGAGGGTGGTGGAGAGTCTAATAATAATTGTGTGGGTAATGGTAGTGATGGTCATAACAATGGTAACGATAACGAGTTATACGAAGATAACAAGATGTATTGGAACAGCATTCTTAATTTGATGAACTGTTCTTCCCCTTCGAATTCACCCATGTTCTGATCGAGTTGGGAAGAAGGTAAATAAATCCTTTGCTGAATTTGATGAAAACATGTCTTAAACTTGTGTACCATTTCTGTTATTAGATGTTATGAATATGTGGGGTCTGGTTTGAAATTTACATAGAGagaaattaatacaaaatttcaaCACCACGAGAGACCAAAAGGAGGGTCCATTCTAGTGTTGGGATTGCTTCAATTGCTGCATCCATCAAACCAAACCAAAGGGCTATTCATTTTCTTCAGTGTTGGCATTAGAAGGGAACATATAAACAGAAGAAAGTGTTGGTTTCCAACAGTATgcttgtatttcttttttttcacgTAGAAAATTGTGTGTCGCTTCCCTACATCATTAAATGTTCATAtcatattaaattgttttttaatatttgacttgatttttacGTTTGTTTAATTCCTGGTTGAGGATATATATGTTTGATGGGTTAGTGTGGTTGAATTAATGACTTTTACTCCTTggtaatttctttttcttgaaattgTATACGAGAAATATCCAATAATAG
Coding sequences within:
- the LOC106758035 gene encoding transcription factor MYB16, coding for MGRSPCCDKVGLKKGPWTPEEDQKLLAYIEEHGHGSWRALPAKAGLERCGKSCRLRWTNYLRPDIKRGKFSMQEEQTIIQLHALLGNRWSAIATHLPKRTDNEIKNYWNTHLKKRLDKMGIDPVTHKPKNDAILSTEAHSKSASNLSHMAQWESARLEAEARLVRESKLRTSHSSSPSLQHSLIGTSASSSSSSAPVLPSSTRSLDHAWNNGSSTSTVATRISDLESPTSTLSENNAPPVMTSVIEFVGSSERAMVKEEGEREWNKVFHESSTHLGEYKDGMENSMPFTSSLHELTVSMATTWGSGTTSAHEHGHGHGHVSEEGFTNLLLNSNSDQRSLSPEGGGESNNNCVGNGSDGHNNGNDNELYEDNKMYWNSILNLMNCSSPSNSPMF